The following proteins come from a genomic window of Gossypium raimondii isolate GPD5lz chromosome 5, ASM2569854v1, whole genome shotgun sequence:
- the LOC105767886 gene encoding protein TIC236, chloroplastic: protein MSLKLNSPFLGTPPGSCLNGRRSNGDCIVFDRGKLFRRAIRKRVSAEKQNDWITRAIRFSHFCGKNIELFRKTIRLRNGFVANGFKEPFAGSKALVSSLSPSWKEGLLLVRCSVLAAVMSGVCLLVWYGQKKAKSFVEAKLLPSVCSVLSEYIQREIDVGKVRGVSPLSITLEACSIGPHSEEFSCGEVPSMKIRVRPFASLRRGKIVIDAVLSHPSVLIAQKKDFTWLGIPISEDSLKKHLSTEEGIDYRTKSRRIAREEAAARWDRERDYDARKAAEMGYIVSERSSDQSKDDTVKEIGPSAKITSLKSFSCMDEKMHWRDHHCVDTSVDYDTNHAELEKSFGVKIPGLGLILWPKVIKGPKRSQLKKKFNRSDTSSAGVAAKRRILERSASAALAYFLGLSLKDSGDYSEASGSYDLSILNTLLVKNGDDSGAGTSVDISTAQGSFLSYNLYGEQCEKTENRCTNNNVTFGNLNFLRDPFLMTVERLSEFTKVCENFPYDGDTAGDAKTMGSKVGGGDLFYNVVNRNMDENASESERSHASPSTSIKSDPTPLPYHSVTFWPLGLNFRLPLFPDNMRKQVFNFVYGSFQKLKFVVAPKIEDIIAELVDGVDVMQTEGIGRTLPVTVDSVHFNGGTLMLLAYGDREPREMENVNGYVKFQNHYGYVHVQLSGNCKTWRSDLASEDGGWLSTDVFVNILDQKWHANLNISNLFVPLFERILEIPITWLKGRATGEVHLCMSGGDTFPSLHGQLDVTGLAFQIYDAPSCFSDISASLCFRGQRIFLHNTSGCFGSVPLEASGDFGIHPDEGEFHLMCQVPCVEVNALMKTFKMKPLLFPLAGSVTAVFNCQGPLTAPIFVGSGMVSRKISYSVFDVPSSSASEAMLKNKEAGAVAAFDRIPLSYLSANFTFNTDNCVADLYGIRASLVDGGEIRGAGNAWICPEGEEDDTAVDVNFSGNLSVDKIMLRYMPGHVHLMPLKLGDLSGETKLSGSLLKPRFDIKWTAPKAEGSLSDARGDIMISPDCITVNSSSVAFDLFTKVQTSYPEEYWLNRKKFSEKISVPFIVEGVELDLRMRGFEFFNLVSSYTFDTPRPTHLKATGKIKFHGKVVKPSISSEQDFCPDGQPEKMMDNRSKQSLVGDLSVSGLRLNQLMLAPQLVGQLSISRDSIKLDATGRPDESLAVEVVQPLQSGSEENLQNGKLFSFSLQKGQLKANICLRPLHSATLKIRHLPLDELELASLRGTIQRAEIQLNFLKRRGHGILSVLRPKFSGLLGEALDVAARWSGDVITLEKTVLEQISSRYELQGEYVLPGSRDRNLSEKGRGGLLERAMTGHLGSVISSMGRWRMRLEVPQAEVAEMLPLARLLSRSTDPAVRFRSKDFFVQSLQSAGLYAESLQDLLEVIHGHYTASDDVVLEDLSLPGLAELKGRWHGSLDASGGGNGDTMAEFDFHGEDWEWGSYNTQHVVAVGAYSNDDGFRLEKIFIQKDDATIHADGTLLGPKTNLHFAVLNFPVSLVPTLVQIIESSATEAIHSLRQLLARIKGILYMEGDLRGSLAKPECDVQIRLLDGTVGGTDLGRAEVVASLTSNSRFLFNAKFEPIIQNGHVHIQGSVPVTFVQNSMSEEEKTETEQSRTPLVPGWLKERDKESTDKASEKKTFRERTEEGWDAQLAESLKGLDWNILDAGEVRIDADIKDGGMMLLTALSPYANWVNGNADITLQVRGTVEQPVVDGSASFHRASIYSPVLRKPLTNIGGTVNVESNKLCIAMLESRVSRRGKLFVKGNLPLRTSEASLGDKVDLKCEFLEVRAKNILSGQVDTQLQITGSILQPNISGNIKLSHGEAYLPHDKGSGPAPFNRLTSNQSRLPGAGINQAVASRYVSRFFGSEPAFSRTKLPLLSAKSADVEKEMEQVNIKPSLDVRLSDLKLVLGPELRIVYPLILNFAVSGELELNGQAHPKWIKPKGILTFENGDVNLVATQVRLKREHLNLAKFEPEYGLDPMLDLALVGSEWQFRIQSRASNWQDKLVVTSTRSVEQDVLSTTEAARVFESQLAESILEGDGQLAFKKLATATLETLMPRIEGKGEFGQARWRLVYAPQIPSLLSVDPTADPLKSLASNISFGTEVEVQLGKRLQASIVRQLKDSEMAMQWTLIYQLTSRLRVLLQSAPSKRLLFEYSATSQD, encoded by the exons ATGAGCCTCAAACTTAATTCCCCGTTTCTCGGGACACCACCTGGTAGTTGTTTAAATGGTAGAAGAAGCAATGGAGATTGTATCGTTTTTGATAGAGGGAAGCTCTTTAGAAGAGCAATACGTAAGCGTGTATCCGCCGAGAAGCAGAATGATTGGATCACGCGAGCAATCAGGTTTTCCCATTTTTGTGGGAAAAACATTGAGTTGTTTAGGAAAACTATAAGGTTGAGAAATGGGTTTGTCGCCAACGGTTTTAAGGAGCCTTTTGCTGGGAGTAAGGCTCTAGTGAGTTCCTTGTCTCCATCGTGGAAAGAGGGGTTACTGTTGGTTAGATGCTCAGTTTTGGCTGCTGTTATGTCTGGTGTTTGTTTATTGGTTTGGTATGGACAGAAGAAAGCTAAAAGTTTTGTGGAAGCTAAGCTTTTGCCTTCAGTTTGTTCTGTGCTTAGTGAATATATTCAACGCGAGATTGATGTTGGTAAGGTTAGGGGAGTTTCTCCATTAAGTATCACGTTGGAAGCTTGCTCTATTGGGCCTCACAGTGAAGAGTTTTCTTGTGGTGAGGTTCCCAGTATGAAAATTCGTGTTCGGCCTTTTGCAAGTTTGAGGAGAGGCAAGATTGTAATAGATGCAGTGTTGTCACATCCAAGTGTGTTGATTGCTCAAAAGAAGGATTTTACTTGGCTGGGGATACCCATTTCTGAAGATAGTCtaaaaaaacatttatctaCAGAGGAAGGGATTGATTATCGTACTAAAAGCAGGAGGATTGCCAGAGAGGAAGCTGCCGCTCGCTGGGATAGAGAGAGGGATTATGATGCTAGGAAAGCAGCAGAGATGGGATACATTGTTTCTGAGAGGAGTTCAGATCAATCAAAAGATGACACAGTTAAAGAGATTGGGCCTTCAGCCAAAATTACAAGCTTAAAGTCATTTTCATGCATGGATGAGAAGATGCATTGGAGGGATCATCATTGTGTGGACACCAGTGTTGATTATGACACAAATCATGCAGAATTGGAGAAATCATTTGGTGTAAAGATCCCAGGTTTGGGGCTTATATTGTGGCCAAAAGTTATAAAAGGGCCTAAAAGGAGCCAACTTAAGAAAAAGTTTAATAGGAGTGATACTTCTTCTGCTGGTGTTGCTGCCAAGAGACGTATCCTTGAACGTAGTGCATCCGCAGCGCTTGCATATTTCCTGGGTTTATCCCTAAAGGATTCTGGTGATTATTCAGAGGCATCTGGAAGTTATGATTTATCAATTCTTAATACCCTCTTGGTGAAAAATGGGGATGATTCTGGTGCTGGAACTTCTGTTGACATTAGTACTGCTCAGGGAAGTTTTCTCAGTTATAATCTGTACGGAGAACAATGTGAAAAGACAGAAAACCGATGTACTAACAATAATGTCACTTTTGGAAATCTCAATTTCTTACGTGATCCATTTCTTATGACCGTTGAAAGACTTAGTGAATTTACAAAAGTTTGCGAAAATTTTCCATATGATGGAGATACTGCTGGAGATGCTAAAACCATGGGTTCTAAAGTAGGTGGTGgggatttattttataatgttgtaAATAGGAATATGGATGAGAATGCATCCGAGAGTGAAAGGAGTCATGCATCTCCTTCTACTTCCATTAAGTCTGACCCCACTCCTTTACCATACCATTCGGTGACATTTTGGCCATTAGGCTTGAATTTTAGATTGCCATTGTTTCCTGATAACATGAGGAAAcaggtttttaattttgtatatggATCCTTTCAAAAGCTTAAATTTGTTGTGGCTCCAAAGATTGAAGATATTATTGCAGAGCTTGTTGATGGGGTAGATGTGATGCAAACTGAGGGCATTGGGAGGACGCTTCCAGTTACTGTGGATTCTGTCCATTTCAATGGTGGAACATTGATGCTGCTAGCATATGGTGACAGAGAGCCCAG AGAGATGGAGAATGTCAATGGATATGTGAAGTTCCAAAATCATTATGGTTACGTTCACGTACAACTCAGCGGTAACTGTAAAACTTGGAGATCAGATTTGGCATCCGAAGACGGTGGTTGGTTGTCTACCGatgtttttgttaatattttagatCAGAAATGGCatgcaaatttaaatatttccaACCTGTTTGTTCCG CTCTTTgaaagaattttagaaattccAATCACATGGCTCAAAGGAAGAGCCACGGGTGAG GTTCACTTGTGCATGTCAGGAGGGGATACATTTCCTAGTCTTCATGGACAGCTTGATGTGACAGGGTTGGCCTTTCAAATATATGACGCTCCATCATGCTTTTCT gACATTTCGGCAAGTTTATGTTTCAGGGGTCAGCGAATATTCCTGCATAATACAAGTGGCTGTTTTGGAAGTGTTCCTTTAGAAGCTTCTGGAGATTTTGGCATCCATCCCGATGAAGGAGAGTTCCATCTGATGTGTCAG GTTCCATGCGTGGAAGTAAATGCTCtgatgaaaactttcaaaatgaaGCCTTTGTTGTTTCCG TTGGCTGGTTCTGTGACGGCTGTGTTCAACTGTCAAGGTCCACTTACTGCTCCTATTTTTGTGGGGAGTGGAATGGTGTCTAGAAAGATATCTTACTCTGTTTTTGATGTCCCTTCATCCTCTGCGTCTGAAGCAATGTTGAAAAACAAGGAGGCTGGCGCAGTGGCAGCATTTGACCGTATTCCACTATCATATCTGTCTGCTAATTTTACCTTTAACACTGATAACTGT GTTGCTGACTTGTATGGCATTAGAGCGAGTCTTGTGGATGGTGGGGAGATTCGAGGGGCAGGAAATGCATGGATTTGTCCAGAG GGTGAGGAAGATGATACAGCAGTGGATGTAAATTTCTCAGGAAATTTGTCTGTCGATAAGATTATGCTACGATACATGCCAGGTCATGTTCATCTTATGCCACTCAAATTAGGAGATTTAAGTGGAGAGACAAAACTTTCTGGATCACTTTTGAAACC GAGGTTCGATATCAAGTGGACTGCACCAAAAGCTGAAGGGTCATTAAGTGATGCTCGGGGAGATATAATGATTTCACCTGACTGTATTACTGTTAATTCTTCGTctgttgcttttgatttgttcaCAAAAGTTCAAACTTCGTACCCTGAGGAATACTGGCTGAACAGAAAAAAGTTCAGTGAGAAGATTTCTGTGCCATTTATTGTTGAAGGAGTGGAGCTGGACTTGCGTATGCGTGGTTTTGAGTTTTTCAATCTGGTCTCTTCTTATACTTTTGATACTCCAAGGCCTACACATTTGAAAGCaactggaaaaataaaatttcacgGGAAGGTTGTGAAGCCTTCTATTAGCAGTGAGCAAGATTTTTGCCCTGACGGGCAGCCTGAGAAAATGATGGATAACAGAAGCAAACAGAGTCTTGTTGGTGATTTGTCAGTCTCGGGTCTCAGACTGAATCAGTTAATGCTGGCACCTCAGTTGGTTGGGCAGTTGAGCATATCTCGAGACTCTATCAAG TTAGATGCCACAGGTAGGCCGGATGAAAGTCTTGCAGTTGAGGTTGTGCAGCCTCTACAATCTGGCTCTGAGGAGAACTtgcaaaatggaaaattattctctttttctcttcaaaagGGGCAACTGAAAGCTAATATTTGTTTACGCCCGCTGCATTCTGCTACCTTGAAG ATACGCCACTTGCCACTTGATGAACTGGAGCTTGCTTCACTTCGTGGAACAATACAGCGG GCAGAAATACAGCTTAATTTCCTGAAAAGAAGAGGTCATGGTATTTTATCTGTGCTTCGGCCTAAATTCAGTGGTCTGCTTGGTGAAGCCCTAGATGTGGCTGCTAGATGGAGCGGTGATGTT ATCACACTTGAAAAAACTGTTCTAGAACAAATTAGCAGCCGTTATGAGCTTCAAGGTGAATATGTGTTGCCTGGCAGCCGTGATAGAAATCTTTCTGAAAAGGGAAGGGGTGGTTTGCTTGAAAGAGCAATGACTGGCCACCTTGGTAGTGTCATATCATCTATGGGAAGGTGGAGGATGAGACTTGAAGTTCCTCAAGCTGAGGTTGCTGAGATGCTTCCACTTGCAAGACTCTTGTCTCGAAGTACAGATCCTGCTGTTCGGTTTAGATCAAAG GATTTTTTTGTTCAAAGTTTGCAGTCAGCGGGATTGTATGCTGAGAGTCTTCAAGACTTACTTGAG GTCATTCATGGTCATTATACTGCATCAGATGATGTTGTTCTTGAAGACCTAAGTCTCCCGGGTTTAGCAGAACTTAAGGGTCGATGGCATGGTTCTCTTGATGCAAGTGGTGGAGGCAACGGAGACACAATG GCAGAATTTGACTTTCATGGAGAGGATTGGGAGTGGGGAAGCTATAACACCCAACATGTTGTGGCTGTGGGTGCATACAGTAACGATGATGGTTTTCGACTTGAGAAAATTTTTATCCAGAAGGATGATGCAACAATCCATGCTGATGGGACTTTGTTGGGGCCAAAAACCAATCTCCATTTTGCCGTTCTGAATTTTCCAGTTAGTCTAGTTCCTACTCTAGTGCAGATTATTGAATCATCTGCCACTGAAGCTATTCATTCCTTGCGACAATTGCTGGCTCGAATTAAAGGTATATTATATATGGAAGGCGACCTCAGAGGAAGTCTTGCAAAACCAGAATGCGATGTGCAAATCAGGCTCCTGGATGGTACTGTTGGAGGCACTGATCTTGGGCGAGCTGAAGTTGTTGCTTCACTAACCTCAAACAGCCGTTTTCTTTTTAATGCCAAATTTGAACCAATCATCCAGAATGGTCATGTACACATACAGGGAAGTGTGCCTGTTACTTTTGTCCAGAATAGCATGTCTGAGGAAGAAAAAACTGAAACAGAACAAAGCAGGACACCCTTGGTCCCTGGCTGGTTGAAGGAAAGGGATAAGGAGTCAACTGATAAAGCTAGTGAGAAGAAAACCTTTAGAGAGAGAACAGAAGAAGGTTGGGATGCTCAATTAGCAGAAAGCCTCAAAGGCTTAGACTGGAACATCTTAGATGCAGGAGAAGTTAGAATTGATGCTGATATAAAGGATGGGGGCATGATGCTGTTGACAGCATTATCTCCTTACGCAAACTGGGTTAACGGCAATGCTGATATCACGCTTCAG GTTAGAGGCACAGTTGAACAACCTGTGGTTGATGGATCTGCATCATTCCACAGGGCATCTATATATTCACCAGTACTTAGAAAACCACTTACAAACATTGGTGGCACTGTAAATGTGGAATCAAATAAACTATGCATTGCAATGTTGGAGAGCAGGGTAAGCAGAAGGGGAAAGCTGTTTGTAAAAGGGAATTTGCCACTTAGAACAAGTGAGGCATCCCTGGGTGATAAAGTTGACTTGAAATGTGAATTTCTTGAAGTACGGGCAAAGAACATTCTGAG TGGGCAGGTTGACACTCAGTTGCAGATTACTGGTTCAATACTGCAGCCAAACATCTCAGGGAATATTAAATTGAGCCATGGAGAGGCATATTTGCCTCATGATAAGGGTAGTGGACCTGCACCTTTTAATAGGTTGACATCAAACCAGTCCAGGCTTCCAGGTGCTGGAATCAATCAAGCAGTTGCTTCCAGATATGTCTCACGGTTTTTCGGTTCTGAACCTGCATTTTCAAGAACCAAACTCCCCCTACTCTCTG CTAAATCAGCTGACGTAGAGAAGGAGATGGAACAAGTAAACATTAAACCAAGTCTTGATGTCCGCCTTAGTGATTTGAAGCTTGTTTTAGGACCAGAACTGAGGATAGTTTATCCTTTGATTCTAAACTTTGCTGTTAGTGGGGAACTCGAGTTGAATGGCCAAGCTCATCCCAAATGGATTAAACCCAAGGGCATTTTAACATTTGAGAATGGTGATGTGAATCTTGTTGCAACTCAA GTGAGGCTTAAGCGGGAACATCTAAACCTAGCAAAATTTGAACCTGAGTATGGTTTAGATCCAATGCTGGACTTAGCTTTGGTTGGATCAGAATGGCAATTCAGGATTCAAAGTCGAGCCAGCAATTGGCAGGACAAGTTGGTGGTGACCTCAACACGTTCAGTGGAGCAGGATGTTCTCTCAACCACTGAG GCTGCTAGAGTATTTGAGAGTCAATTGGCTGAGTCCATATTGGAAGGTGATGGCCAACTAGCGTTTAAAAAGCTTGCTACTGCAACACTTGAGACACTGATGCCAAGAATTGAAGGAAAGGGGGAGTTTGGTCAGGCCAGATGGAGGCTAGTGTATGCCCCACAAATCCCTAGTCTGCTCTCTGTTGATCCTACGGCTGATCCTCTCAAATCTTTAGCCAGTAATATATCTTTCGGTACAGAAGTTGAAGTCCAGCTTGGTAAACGTCTGCAG GCCTCCATAGTTAGGCAGCTGAAAGATTCAGAGATGGCTATGCAATGGACCTTGATTTACCAGCTTACAAGTCGGCTACGTGTGCTCCTACAATCTGCTCCTTCCAAACGCCTTCTTTTCGAGTATTCTGCTACCTCGCAAGACTAA
- the LOC105767893 gene encoding uncharacterized protein LOC105767893 produces the protein MVGGGSRRDEGSMVINNTNVFAALETLRKKKKSDKDRGSSKKSSSKSQQSQPQKEPEPQVFWAPAPLNVKSWADVDDDDDYYATTAPPQSVWGSSEPSHEDKTVNEEDSESEEDILDEGDDDIEEDHDHEPEVPVHPEPLPKRVPEVPLPPKEPERQLSKKERKKKELAELEALLADFGVTQKESNGQDESRDVAQEKKDGEGEKKENPPGESKSAKKKKKKDKSKEGKESQDQLTSTDATNGPDEAAGTEQNEEDASAVDVKERLKKMASMKKKKSSKDMDAAAKAAAQEAAARSARLAAAKKKEKNHYNQQPVR, from the exons ATGGTGGGAGGAGGAAGCAGGAGAGACGAAGGATCTATGGTGATCAACAACACCAACGTGTTTGCGGCTCTTGAAACTCTACGGAAGAAGAAGAAGTCTGATAAGGACCGAGGTTCTTCTAAAAAGTCTTCTTCTAAGTCTCAGCAATCACAACCGCAAAAAGAACCTGAACCGCAGGTCTTTTGGGCTCCGGCACCGCTTAATGTCAAATCATGGGCCGATGTTGATGACGATGACGATTATTATGCTACAACCGCTCCTCCTCAGTCGGTTTGGGGATCCTCCGAGCCGTCTCATGAAGATAAGACCGTCAACGAAGAG GATAGTGAGAGTGAAGAAGATATTTTAGATGAAGGTGATGATGATATAGAGGAAGATCATGATCATGAACCAGAGGTTCCAGTACATCCTGAGCCTTTGCCAAAAAGGGTTCCTGAAGTTCCTCTGCCACCTAAGGAGCCAGAAAGACAACTTTCAAAGAAAGAGAGGAAGAAAAAGGAGCTTGCTGAGCTGGAGGCTCTTCTTGCTGATTTTGGAGTAACACAGAAGGAGAGCAATGGCCAGGATGAGTCGCGTG ATGTTgcacaagaaaagaaagatggagagggagaaaagaaggaaaatccTCCAGGGGAGTCTAAAAGTgccaagaagaagaaaaagaaggataAATCGAAGGAGGGTAAAGAATCACAGGATCAGCTGACGAGTACAGATGCCACCAATGGGCCAGATGAAGCTGCTGGAACTGAACAGAATGAGGAGGATGCATCAGCTGTTGACGTGAAAGAGCGGCTAAAGAAGATGGCATctatgaagaagaagaaatccaGTAAAGACATGGATGCAGCTGCAAAAGCTGCTGCACAAGAGGCTGCTGCAAGGAGTGCAAGGCTTGCTGCtgcaaagaagaaagagaagaacCATTATAATCAGCAACCAGTGCGGTAA